The sequence below is a genomic window from Sulfuracidifex metallicus DSM 6482 = JCM 9184.
TGAAGCAAAGATGAAACAAATAAAATATAAGATAGCTATTTTGAGCGGAAAAGGTGGAGTAGGTAAGTCTTTCGTTTCCTCTAACTTGGCAATGGCAATAGCTGCTTCAGGCAATAAGGTAGGTATTGTAGACATTGATTTTCACGGTCCTTCGGTGCCTAAAATGTTAGGGGTTAGGGGTCAATTCCTTACTGCCGATGATAATGGAATAAATCCGGTTACCGGCCCGTTCGGGATAAAAGTAGTTTCAATTGACTTTCTCCTACCAAGGGATGATACTCCAGTGGTATGGAGAGGAGCTATTAAGCATACCGCAATTAAGCAGTTTCTAGGAGATGTGATATGGGGAGACTTAGACTTTCTTCTCATCGATATGCCACCAGGCACTGGAGACGAAGCACTTTCAATTACACAATTACTTCCTACTTTAGACGGATTTGTCATAGTAACTATCCCATCTGAGGTCTCTACTCTTGCTGTAAAGAAATCCATAAATTTCACTAAAGCTGTGAAAACCAAGATTATCGGCGTAGTTGAAAATATGAGCTATTTCATGTGTCCTTCAGATAACA
It includes:
- a CDS encoding Mrp/NBP35 family ATP-binding protein, with the protein product MSEGNNPFRIASPKPARQPKDLRKSPPSIQQSDPKIEAKMKQIKYKIAILSGKGGVGKSFVSSNLAMAIAASGNKVGIVDIDFHGPSVPKMLGVRGQFLTADDNGINPVTGPFGIKVVSIDFLLPRDDTPVVWRGAIKHTAIKQFLGDVIWGDLDFLLIDMPPGTGDEALSITQLLPTLDGFVIVTIPSEVSTLAVKKSINFTKAVKTKIIGVVENMSYFMCPSDNKPYYIFGEGKGKKMADEMGVPLLGQVPLEPSIAQANDAGEPFFLSHPESPASKEFLKIADAIVNSLRSDKK